A stretch of ANME-2 cluster archaeon DNA encodes these proteins:
- a CDS encoding radical SAM protein, protein MTDAEIKAELLAVGAVDIDRALLGNITVPTAGPGAGNTAFFFTWDGHRVRLSVDDGSPLRAVEDNGDIVIIKGGKELVRGQLEVELIHCPGQAYITISERCVFDCKYCPVPKLAGDIKSLDKIVGMVDEASKSGNLHAISITSGIADTPENEVDRAVEAVRALVKYHVPIGVSVYPTADSTRLLKEAGAVEVKYNVETMDREIFDRVCPGMDLDFIKDSLKEAVSMFGRNRVYSNFIVGLGENDQIVEAGLEELASMGVVPIVRAGGMHPLREGEIDVQRPTASRLLKLTKILRHILDEHGLRADVSQTMCLPCTGCDINPHIDM, encoded by the coding sequence ATGACAGATGCAGAAATAAAAGCCGAACTTCTGGCTGTGGGTGCTGTTGATATCGACAGGGCATTGCTGGGCAATATCACTGTTCCTACCGCAGGGCCTGGAGCAGGCAACACTGCCTTTTTCTTTACCTGGGACGGGCACAGGGTCAGGTTATCTGTTGATGATGGGTCTCCATTAAGGGCTGTAGAGGATAATGGCGATATAGTGATAATTAAAGGTGGCAAGGAACTGGTGCGGGGACAGCTGGAAGTGGAACTTATCCACTGTCCAGGACAGGCATATATCACTATCAGTGAACGGTGTGTATTTGACTGCAAATACTGTCCGGTACCTAAATTGGCCGGCGATATTAAAAGCCTGGACAAGATAGTGGGTATGGTAGATGAAGCCAGCAAAAGCGGGAACCTGCATGCTATCTCAATTACTTCTGGTATTGCTGATACTCCCGAGAACGAGGTTGACCGTGCTGTTGAAGCGGTCAGGGCTCTCGTAAAATATCATGTGCCTATTGGTGTGTCGGTCTACCCGACAGCAGATTCAACACGGTTGCTAAAGGAAGCCGGAGCTGTCGAGGTAAAATATAATGTTGAGACCATGGACAGGGAGATATTCGACCGGGTTTGCCCTGGCATGGACCTGGACTTTATCAAGGATAGTCTCAAAGAAGCGGTCAGCATGTTTGGCAGGAACCGGGTATATTCTAATTTCATAGTCGGTCTGGGTGAAAACGACCAGATCGTGGAAGCGGGGCTGGAAGAACTGGCTTCAATGGGTGTGGTGCCTATTGTCAGGGCCGGAGGCATGCATCCGTTGCGTGAGGGGGAGATCGATGTACAGCGCCCTACAGCCTCACGGTTATTAAAACTGACAAAAATATTGCGCCATATACTGGATGAACACGGCCTGCGCGCTGATGTGTCCCAGACAATGTGCCTGCCCTGTACTGGTTGCGACATCAATCCCCATATCGACATGTAA